The Sesamum indicum cultivar Zhongzhi No. 13 linkage group LG2, S_indicum_v1.0, whole genome shotgun sequence genome contains a region encoding:
- the LOC105177764 gene encoding uncharacterized protein LOC105177764 encodes MDKNRIHGGSWIPNSIKREISECFMYTNTSRALWKELENRFGQSNGPMEYQLKKELGATVQGTMSLSAYFNKLMKLWDELACITPIPSCTCGNCTCGASKEAANIKENDQLIQFLMGLNEAYDNVRSQILVMEPRPDINKAYSMVLNVEKQREVNFGQPQTTPNMAMQAFKKQEGPRNFQKRKPPVDKRSLICKHYGKTGHLKEGCFEILGYPDWYKFLQEQKKNNLTIPSRSAVAMNAETERPTTLLMEKLCLT; translated from the coding sequence atGGATAAGAATAGAATCCATGGTGGCTCATGGATTCCGAACTCCATCAAAAGAGAAATATCAGAATGCTTTATGTACACGAATACTTCAAGGGCCCTATGGAAGGAGCTGGAAAATAGATTTGGCCAAAGCAATGGGCCAATGGAATACCAACTCAAGAAGGAATTAGGTGCTACTGTTCAAGGCACGATGTCTTTATCAGCATACTTCAACAAACTCATGAAGTTATGGGACGAACTGGCCTGCATCACTCCCATACCAAGCTGTACCTGTGGAAATTGCACTTGTGGAGCTTCAAAGGAGGCtgcaaatattaaagaaaatgaccAACTCATCCAATTCCTCATGGGATTGAATGAGGCATATGACAATGTGAGGAGTCAGATTTTAGTGATGGAACCACGACCAGACATTAACAAAGCCTACTCCATGGTGCTGAATGTAGAAAAGCAGAGGGAAGTCAACTTTGGACAGCCACAAACGACTCCTAACATGGCAATGCAAGCtttcaagaaacaagaaggtccaagaaattttcagaaaagaaaacctCCAGTAGATAAAAGATCTTTAATCTGCAAGCACTATGGGAAAACCGGCCATTTGAAAGAAGGGTGTTTTGAGATTCTTGGTTATCCAGATTGGTACAAATTTCTCCAAGAACAAAAGAAGAACAATCTCACAATCCCCAGTAGATCAGCTGTTGCCATGAATGCTGAGACTGAAAGGCCAACAACATTATTGATGGAAAAGCTATGTCTAACATGA
- the LOC105176817 gene encoding membrane-anchored ubiquitin-fold protein 3 produces MAGDELVELKFRLADGSDIGPSKYNSSTTVTSLKERIIAQWPKDKENGPKSINDIKLINAGRILENNRTIAESRLPLSEVPGGVITMHVVVRPPLPDKNSDKLQDNSQKKGGCFCSIL; encoded by the exons ATGGCTGGGGATGAATTGGTTGAGCTCAAATTCAGGCTTGCTGATGGAAGTGACATTGGACCAAGCAAGTATAATTCTAGTACAACTGTGACATCTCTTAAAGAAAGGATTATTGCACAGTGGCCCAAAG ACAAAGAGAATGGGCCTAAATCAATAAATGATATCAAACTCATCAATGCGGGAAGGATACTCGAAAATAACAGAACAATTGCTGAATCACGACTTCCTCTCAGTGAAGTTCCTGGAGGTGTTATCACAATGCATGTTGTTGTGCGGCCTCCGCTTCCAGACAAAAATAGCG ATAAATTGCAGGATAATTCACAGAAGAAAGGCGGATGCTTCTGCTCCATCTTGTAG